Sequence from the Hamadaea flava genome:
TGACGCAGTCGCTCGCGGTCGAACTCGGCCGCCACGGGATCGCCGTCGCGGCCGTCGCGCCGGGCTTCGTGGAGACCGACATGGTCACCGAATACCTCGCCTCGCCCGCCGGAGCGGCGGTCCGCGCGCAGAGCCCGTTCGACCGGGTCGCGCGGCCCGAGGAGATCGCGGCCGCCGTGCACTGGCTCGCCTCGCCGCTGGCCGAGTGGGCGTCCGGCACGATCATCGACCTCAACGGCGCCTCCTACCTCCGGACGTAACCCCGCCGACCCATGGGCTGCAGATCACGGTTACGCAGGCTTCAACCGGCACGGGAAGCATCCATAACCATGATCTGCCGCGAAGGGGACGCGAAAGGGAACCGTGAGTCGAGCCGACCTCCACCTGCACACCAACCTCGGGGACGGTTGGATCAGCCCGGCCCGGCTGGTGCGTACGGCGGTCGAGAAGCAGTTGTCGGTGATCGCGGTGACGGACCACGACCACCTCGACGGCGTACGCCGAGTCGAGGACGTGCTGGCCGAGGCCGCGTCGCCGATCCAGCTGATCGCCGGAGTGGAGGTCACCACCCGCAGCGGTCACCTCCTTGGTCTGTTCGTACGCAAAGCGCCCAAGCCCATGCGCCCGGTGCAGGAGAGCATCGACGCCATCAAGGAGCAGGGCGGGCTCGTCGTCGTCGCGCACCCGTTCGGCAGGCTCGTGCCGAGCCTGGGTCGCCGGAAGATCGACGAACTGCTGAGCACCGGCTATGAGATCGACGGGATCGAGATCTACAACCCGAGCCCGGCGAACGCTTCGCAGCGGGCGGCGGTGCGTACGGCGAACGCGGATTGGGGGCTGGCCGAGATCGGTTCCAGCGACGCCCATTTCTGGCAGCACGTCGGAGCCGGGTACACGCAGTTCACCGGGGCGACCGCGGCGGATCTGCGCGCCGCGGTCATCGGGCGGACCACCCGGGCCGGCGGGCAGGAGCAGAAGCCCCAGCGGCTCAATCCGGGCGCGTACGTGGCGCAGTGCGCATGGAGCTGGTTCGTGGACCCGCCACGCCGCATGCTGCGCCGCCGCCGCGAAGCGAGCGCACAACAGTGTTAGACGGCCGCGATGGCCGCCGGCTCCGGCGGCCAGAACCGGCGGAACATGAACCATTGCGTAGGGCTGTGCCGTACCACTTCCTCCTGGCAGGAGAACATGTACTGGGTCAGGCGCTGCACTTCGCGCAGCCGTTCCGCGGTGTCACCGACCGGTCGCGGGAACATCGGCGGGAACGCTCGGATGTAGTAGCCGCCGTCTGGTGCGTACCAGCAATAGCCCGGCAGGATGGCCGCACCGGTCTTGACCGCCAGCGCGGCGGAGCCGATCGGGACGTAGGTCTTCCGGCCGAAGAACGTGACCTCGACGCCGCGCTCCCGGGTGACCGGCCGGTCGATGACGATGGCGACGGCCCGGCTCGCGACCAGTTCCGCCATGGCCCGGCGGGCCGCGTTGGAGATCGGGATGATGTCGACGCGTTTTTCTCGCCGATGTCCTTGGAGCAGGCTGTTGAGCTGTGGGTCCTTGAAGGTGTCGGCGATGGCTGAGAGCGGGACGTGGCGGGCGGCGACCGCGCCCGCCAGGTCCCAGCTGCCGAAGTGGCCGGTGGTGATGATCGCGCCCTTGCCCGGGGCCATCGCCGTCGCGACGCAGTCCTGCCACGTCATGTCCCCGGTCGTGCCCTGCGTCAGGTCCTGCGAGGTGGCCTCGACGTCGCGCATGTCCAGGTAGGGCAGGCAGATCAGCGACGCCGCCGTCCGGCCGTAGTTGAACCAGGAAGCGAGCGCGGCGCGTTTCACGCGAAGATCGGCGACCGGCAGATCGAGGACCTTCGCCATGTTCTCTTGGGTGATCCGGCGCTTGGACCGCCAGCCGAGGTAGCTCGCCGAGG
This genomic interval carries:
- a CDS encoding CehA/McbA family metallohydrolase; the protein is MSRADLHLHTNLGDGWISPARLVRTAVEKQLSVIAVTDHDHLDGVRRVEDVLAEAASPIQLIAGVEVTTRSGHLLGLFVRKAPKPMRPVQESIDAIKEQGGLVVVAHPFGRLVPSLGRRKIDELLSTGYEIDGIEIYNPSPANASQRAAVRTANADWGLAEIGSSDAHFWQHVGAGYTQFTGATAADLRAAVIGRTTRAGGQEQKPQRLNPGAYVAQCAWSWFVDPPRRMLRRRREASAQQC
- a CDS encoding lysophospholipid acyltransferase family protein — its product is MSSVYWLARSGIAVVGRTPRRLRHGLASTVTSASYLGWRSKRRITQENMAKVLDLPVADLRVKRAALASWFNYGRTAASLICLPYLDMRDVEATSQDLTQGTTGDMTWQDCVATAMAPGKGAIITTGHFGSWDLAGAVAARHVPLSAIADTFKDPQLNSLLQGHRREKRVDIIPISNAARRAMAELVASRAVAIVIDRPVTRERGVEVTFFGRKTYVPIGSAALAVKTGAAILPGYCWYAPDGGYYIRAFPPMFPRPVGDTAERLREVQRLTQYMFSCQEEVVRHSPTQWFMFRRFWPPEPAAIAAV